Proteins encoded together in one Salvelinus namaycush isolate Seneca chromosome 26, SaNama_1.0, whole genome shotgun sequence window:
- the LOC120021205 gene encoding uncharacterized protein LOC120021205 isoform X1: MFMRYICIKKSWEPTISPKLRTLAGGILGPCSQQLLAMITSSPRFTWCDCRKHKIHVKDTNELCLQCLGIQHAKEAVLEYGKCPQCAKMDWSNCINRLTKVQEIMHHESQQRKHEAALSEVKLKSETTSAPIKEPKLEEDPVPILPPPRPSTTTPVYSSTMPVLFTILSPHPAQTGPNSSIPKDTFLSQLAIQQSADHPIHEPIRFPHADFQGSANNTISQNAARTAPSTSNGAVVASGGDALHLPRLPPPTDFCSSGKWRRSQRESRQAVRSERRHREQVEMVQQRLEAQQQATQLQWAVLEKCIEALERKGAEAVVSFPTSAQTTHLHASIPQASTLSQESEQRDLSPIPL, from the exons ATGTTTATGAGATATATATGTATAAAAAAAAGTT GGGAGCCAACAATATCTCCTAAACTGAGAACATTGGCAGGAGGCATCTTGGGTCCTTGCTCTCAACAGTTGTTAGCCATGATAACTTCATCCCCAAGGTTCACGTGGTGTGACTGTCGCAAACACAAGATTCATGTCAAAGACACCAATGAGCTGTGCCTGCAATGTCTGGGCATCCAACATGCCAAGGAGGCTGTTCTGGAGTATGGGAAATGCCCCCAGTGTGCCAAGATGGACTGGAGCAACTGCATCAACCGCCTCACCAAAGTTCAGGAGATAATGCACCATGAGAGCCAGCAGAGGAAGCATGAGGCAGCACTGTCTGAAGTTAAGCTCAAGTCTGAGACCACCTCAGCTCCCATCAAGGAACCAAAACTGGAGGAAGACCCAGTCCCCATTCTGCCTCCACCTCGGCCCTCTACTACCACACCTGTCTATTCGTCCACCATGCCAGTGTTGTTCACCATCCTCTCCCCGCACCCAGCGCAGACAGGGCCCAATTCCAGCATCCCAAAAGACACTTTCCTCTCACAACTTGCTATTCAGCAGTCAGCTGACCACCCCATCCATGAGCCAATCAGGTTCCCACATGCTGACTTCCAGGGTTCGGCAAACAACACCATTTCTCAAAATGCCGCTCGCACTGCACCAAGCACTTCAAACGGAGCCGTGGTAGCCTCCGGCGGAGACGCTCTCCATcttcctcgtcttcctcctcctactgacttcTGCTCCTCTGGAAAGTGGAGGAGGTCTCAGAGAGAGTCGCGGCAGGCTGTCCGGTCAGAGAGGAGACACAGGGAGCAGGTGGAGATGGTTCAACAGAGACTAGAGGCCCAGCAACAGGCCACCCAGCTACAGTGGGCAGTTCTGGAGAAGTGCATTGAGGCTCTGGAGAGGAAAGGTGCAGAAGCTGTTGTGTCATTCCCCACTTCAGCCCAAACTACACATCTTCATGCCTCCATCCCTCAGGCATCCACCTTGTCTCAGGAAAGCGAGCAGAGAGACTTATCTCCCATACCATTGTGA